From the Streptomyces sp. KMM 9044 genome, one window contains:
- a CDS encoding [protein-PII] uridylyltransferase: MTSTDTHNETQDSGPSGYAAARLRLLTEGTQSGPPRRAALARLTDDWLTALFTAGTGQLRGASLIAVGGYGRGELSPRSDLDLLLLHDGSDPKAVAALADRLWYPVWDLGIALDHSVRTPAEARRTAGEDLRVQLGLLDARHIAGDLGLTAALRTTLLADWRNQAPQRLPELQELCAERAERHGELQYLLEPDLKEARGGLRDATVLRAVAASWLADAPREGLADARRRLLDVRDALHLTTGRATDRLALQEQDQVADELGLLDADTLLRQVYEAARGIAYAGDVTWREVGRVLRSRAVRPRLRAMLGGGKQNAERSPLAEGVVEQDGEAVLARAARPERDPGLPLRAAAAAAQAGLPLSLHAVRRLAATVHPLPTPWPAEAREQLVTLLGSGRPTVDVWEALEAEGLITRLLPDWERVRCRPQRNAVHLWTVDRHLIETAVRASAFTRRVHRPDLLLVAALLHDIGKGWPGDHSVAGETIASDMAARIGFDRADAGVLATLVRHHLLLVETATRRDLDDPATVRAVADAVGTQGTLELLHALTEADALATGPAAWSSWRASLVADLVRRVSALFAGEPLEEPGTAAPTAEQERLALEAVATGGPVLSLRAQTEPPAGPSTETPAGPERAGEPEPLGVELLIAVPDQAGVLPAVAGVLALHRLTVRTAELRTLDLPEGVEGSVLLLDWRVAAEYGSLPQATRLRADLVRALDGTLNIAGRLAERDAAYPRRRGVVPPPARVTVAPTASRLATVIEVRAQDAPGLLFRIGRALEDAGVRVRSAHASTLGANAVDAFYVTQALGVPLPGGEAEALAGKLEEILRA; this comes from the coding sequence GTGACGAGCACCGACACGCACAACGAGACACAGGACTCGGGACCCAGCGGCTACGCGGCGGCCCGGCTGCGCCTCCTCACCGAGGGGACGCAGTCCGGGCCGCCGCGCCGTGCCGCCCTCGCCCGGCTCACGGACGACTGGCTCACCGCGCTGTTCACCGCGGGCACCGGACAACTGCGCGGTGCCTCCCTGATCGCGGTCGGCGGCTACGGGCGCGGCGAACTGTCCCCGCGCAGCGACCTCGACCTGCTCCTGCTGCACGACGGCAGCGACCCCAAGGCCGTCGCCGCCCTCGCCGACCGGCTCTGGTACCCCGTCTGGGACCTCGGCATCGCCCTCGACCACTCCGTACGCACCCCGGCCGAGGCCCGCCGCACCGCCGGCGAGGACCTCAGGGTCCAGCTGGGCCTCCTGGACGCCCGGCACATCGCCGGAGACCTCGGCCTCACCGCCGCCCTGCGCACCACCCTCCTGGCCGACTGGCGCAACCAGGCACCCCAACGCCTCCCCGAACTCCAGGAACTCTGCGCCGAACGCGCCGAACGCCACGGTGAGCTGCAGTACCTCCTGGAACCCGACCTCAAGGAGGCCCGCGGCGGGCTGCGCGACGCCACCGTCCTCCGCGCCGTCGCCGCCTCCTGGCTCGCCGACGCCCCGCGCGAAGGCCTCGCCGACGCCCGCCGCCGGCTCCTCGACGTACGGGACGCACTGCATCTGACGACCGGCCGCGCCACCGACCGGCTCGCCCTCCAGGAACAGGACCAGGTCGCCGACGAACTCGGCCTGCTCGACGCCGACACCCTGCTGCGTCAGGTGTACGAGGCCGCCCGGGGCATCGCGTACGCCGGCGACGTCACCTGGCGCGAAGTCGGCCGGGTCCTGCGCTCCCGGGCCGTGCGACCGCGGCTGCGCGCCATGCTCGGCGGCGGAAAGCAGAACGCCGAGCGCTCGCCGCTCGCCGAGGGCGTCGTCGAGCAGGACGGCGAGGCGGTCCTCGCCCGCGCCGCCCGTCCCGAACGCGACCCCGGGCTCCCCCTGCGAGCCGCGGCCGCCGCAGCACAGGCGGGGCTCCCGCTGTCGCTCCACGCCGTCCGGCGCCTCGCCGCCACCGTGCATCCGCTGCCCACCCCCTGGCCCGCCGAGGCCCGCGAACAGCTGGTGACCCTGCTCGGCTCCGGCCGCCCCACCGTCGACGTCTGGGAAGCACTGGAGGCGGAAGGCCTGATCACACGGCTGCTGCCGGACTGGGAGCGGGTCCGCTGCCGCCCGCAGCGCAACGCCGTGCACCTGTGGACCGTCGACCGGCACCTCATCGAAACGGCGGTCCGCGCCTCCGCCTTCACCCGGCGCGTGCACCGCCCCGACCTGCTCCTGGTCGCCGCGCTGCTGCACGACATCGGCAAGGGCTGGCCCGGCGACCACTCCGTGGCCGGCGAGACCATCGCCTCGGACATGGCCGCGCGGATCGGCTTCGACCGCGCCGACGCGGGCGTCCTCGCCACCCTCGTACGCCACCACCTGCTGCTCGTCGAGACGGCAACCCGCCGCGACCTCGACGACCCGGCCACGGTGCGCGCGGTCGCCGACGCGGTCGGCACCCAGGGCACCCTGGAACTGCTGCACGCCCTGACCGAGGCGGACGCGCTGGCCACCGGACCGGCGGCCTGGTCGTCCTGGCGCGCCTCACTCGTCGCCGACCTGGTCAGACGCGTCTCGGCGCTTTTCGCCGGGGAACCGCTGGAAGAACCCGGGACCGCCGCACCCACCGCCGAACAGGAACGGCTCGCCCTGGAGGCGGTCGCCACCGGCGGCCCGGTACTGTCCCTGCGCGCCCAGACCGAACCGCCGGCCGGGCCGTCAACGGAAACACCGGCAGGACCGGAGCGGGCGGGCGAGCCGGAACCCCTCGGCGTGGAGCTGCTGATCGCCGTACCCGACCAGGCGGGCGTGCTCCCCGCGGTCGCCGGGGTGCTGGCGCTGCACCGTCTGACCGTCCGCACCGCCGAACTGCGCACCCTCGACCTGCCGGAGGGCGTCGAGGGCTCCGTCCTGCTGCTCGACTGGCGGGTCGCCGCAGAGTACGGCTCGCTGCCCCAGGCCACCCGCCTGCGCGCCGACCTCGTCCGCGCCCTGGACGGCACCCTGAACATCGCCGGCCGCCTCGCCGAACGCGACGCCGCCTACCCGCGCCGCCGGGGTGTGGTCCCGCCCCCGGCCCGGGTGACGGTCGCCCCGACCGCGTCCCGCCTGGCCACGGTGATCGAGGTCCGCGCGCAGGACGCACCGGGGCTGCTGTTCCGGATCGGGCGGGCACTGGAGGACGCGGGGGTGCGGGTGCGGAGCGCGCATGCGAGCACGCTGGGTGCGAACGCGGTCGACGCCTTCTACGTGACGCAAGCGCTGGGTGTGCCATTGCCGGGTGGAGAGGCGGAAGCGCTCGCGGGGAAGCTGGAGGAGATTTTGCGGGCGTGA
- a CDS encoding P-II family nitrogen regulator → MKLITAVVKPHRLDEIKEALQAFGVHGLTVTEASGYGRQRGHTEVYRGAEYTVDLVPKIRIEVLVEDDDAEQLIDVVVKAARTGKIGDGKVWSIPVDTAVRVRTGERGPEAL, encoded by the coding sequence ATGAAGCTCATCACCGCCGTCGTCAAGCCGCACCGGCTCGACGAGATCAAGGAGGCCCTGCAGGCCTTCGGGGTACACGGCCTGACGGTCACCGAGGCCAGCGGCTACGGCCGCCAGCGCGGCCACACCGAGGTCTACCGCGGTGCCGAGTACACCGTCGACCTGGTCCCCAAGATCCGCATCGAGGTGCTGGTCGAGGACGACGACGCCGAACAGCTCATCGACGTCGTCGTCAAGGCGGCCCGCACCGGCAAGATCGGTGACGGCAAGGTCTGGTCGATCCCGGTCGACACGGCCGTACGGGTCCGGACCGGCGAGCGCGGGCCGGAAGCGCTCTGA
- a CDS encoding ammonium transporter — translation MAPAITLAAEAPTLSAANTGFMLICSALVMLMTPGLAFFYGGMVRVKSTLNMLMMSFISLGIVTILWVLYGFSMAFGTDSAGLVGWNSDWVGLSDIGLTELWDGYTIPVFVFLVFQLMFAVLTPALISGALADRVKFTAWALFIALWATIVYFPVAHWVWGSGGWAFELGVIDFAGGTAVHINAGAAALGVILVIGKRVGFKKDPMRPHSLPLVMLGAGLLWFGWFGFNAGSWLGNDDGVGALMFVNTQIATAAAVLGWLAYEKIRHGAFTTLGAASGAVSGLVAITPAGGAVTPLGAIAVGVIAGVLCAMAVGLKYKFGYDDSLDVVGVHLVGGILGSLLVGLFASGKGQSEVEGLFYGGGLDQFWKQCAGVFGVLAYSLVVSAVLALLLDKTIGMRVSEDDEVAGIDQVEHAETAYDHSGAGGGAARSTTTPPAARAESKKVDA, via the coding sequence ATGGCACCAGCCATCACCCTTGCCGCAGAAGCGCCCACGCTCTCTGCCGCCAACACAGGGTTCATGCTCATCTGTTCCGCTCTGGTGATGCTCATGACGCCAGGCCTGGCCTTCTTCTACGGAGGCATGGTCCGGGTAAAGAGCACTCTGAACATGCTGATGATGAGCTTCATCAGCCTGGGAATCGTCACCATCCTGTGGGTGCTGTACGGCTTCTCCATGGCGTTCGGCACCGACTCCGCCGGTCTTGTCGGCTGGAACTCCGACTGGGTCGGCCTCAGCGACATCGGCCTGACCGAACTCTGGGACGGCTACACCATCCCCGTATTCGTCTTCCTGGTCTTCCAGCTGATGTTCGCCGTCCTCACACCCGCCCTGATCAGCGGCGCGCTCGCGGACCGCGTGAAGTTCACCGCGTGGGCGCTGTTCATCGCCCTGTGGGCCACCATCGTCTACTTCCCGGTCGCGCACTGGGTCTGGGGCTCCGGCGGCTGGGCCTTCGAGCTGGGCGTCATCGACTTCGCCGGCGGTACGGCCGTCCACATCAACGCGGGTGCCGCCGCACTCGGTGTCATCCTGGTGATCGGCAAGCGGGTCGGCTTCAAGAAGGACCCGATGCGCCCGCACAGCCTGCCGCTGGTCATGCTCGGCGCCGGGCTGCTGTGGTTCGGCTGGTTCGGCTTCAACGCCGGTTCCTGGCTCGGCAACGACGACGGCGTCGGCGCGCTGATGTTCGTCAACACCCAGATCGCCACCGCCGCCGCCGTCCTCGGCTGGCTCGCCTACGAGAAGATCCGCCACGGCGCCTTCACCACGCTCGGTGCCGCCTCCGGTGCGGTCTCGGGTCTCGTCGCCATCACCCCGGCCGGCGGAGCGGTCACCCCGCTCGGCGCGATCGCCGTCGGCGTCATCGCCGGTGTGCTGTGCGCCATGGCCGTCGGCCTGAAGTACAAGTTCGGCTACGACGACTCCCTGGACGTCGTCGGCGTCCACCTCGTCGGCGGCATCCTCGGCTCCCTCCTCGTCGGCCTCTTCGCCAGCGGCAAGGGCCAGTCCGAGGTCGAGGGACTCTTCTACGGCGGCGGCCTCGACCAGTTCTGGAAGCAGTGCGCCGGTGTCTTCGGTGTCCTCGCCTACTCCCTGGTCGTCTCCGCGGTCCTCGCCCTCCTCCTCGACAAGACGATCGGCATGCGAGTCTCCGAGGACGACGAGGTCGCCGGTATCGACCAGGTCGAGCACGCCGAGACCGCATACGACCACAGCGGTGCCGGTGGCGGCGCCGCCCGCAGCACCACCACCCCGCCCGCAGCCCGGGCCGAGAGCAAGAAGGTGGACGCATGA